CGACTTATCAATGGAACTGTGTTGCGAGAACGTGCAATCTGTTCTCTTGAAAAGAGAAGTTCAAAATGCCGTCATTACAGGAATTGAACTTGATATGTTAGCGGAAAAAGGAGTATTATCCCAACCCTTACTAGATATCGTCATTAATGACGAAGGCCTATTCGGTATCGACGAGATTCTAGCGTTATCAATTGTAAACGTCTATGGTTCAATTGGTTTCACAAATTACGGTTATATCGATAAAGTAAAGCCCGGCATTTTGAAACATTTGAATGACAAAAATGACGACCAGTGCCATACTTTCCTCGATGATATCGTAGGTGCTATCGCAGCAGCCGCTGCGAGCCGCATTGCCCATGACGATCCAAATAAATCTGAAATTATGAAATAAAAAAAGAGCTTTGGGGTTTTACAGCCCCAGAGCTCTTTTTGTATAGCGATGTATCAACCATAAACCAACTTCTAAAAGACCGAACACCAAGATAAAGCAATGCATGAAAAATTCTTGCGGCAAGGCCAGAATGATTGGATCTGTTCGGTAATCGAACAACCACGCATCATTGTTAAAAAACACTTCGTGAAATGTAGTAAAAAGTTGATCAAAATTAATAAAAATAAAGAACAAAGCAATAATTGGTAAAATGATCATTATTCTGGTTGGCTGAATCAATTCGTACAGCGTGTTCGTTCTCTTCTTATGACGTAAAAAGAAAAAAGACAGAGGCGCGCTGATAAATAAAATAGCGTAATCCAATAAAAATAATACTTTTACTTCATAAAAATGGAACAGACCGCTTTCTGACGACGGAAAGTCTGGCATTTGAAGGGATTCAATCCAGGGGTAATTCAGATAATCAATCAAAATGCGATAATTTTCAAGTATCGTTTCTTTGGACAAGCCCGTACGCGCCGGGATGTTAAAATAATCGACATCAAAGGCGAACATCGGGGTAAAGTTGATAGTAAAGGCAATCGCAAAAGAAAGAATGCATAGAAAGATTGCTAATAATCCCAAACTATTTTTTATCGTTCTCATTACTCAAACCGCCATTCGCTTAAATCATTAAGAATATGCGTCGGCTTATTGGTAATTTCTTCCAAGTCTTCCACCGTCGTTACGCCGGTGAGAGCTAAAAGCGTATCCACGCCATAGTTCATTCCAGCCAGGATATCGGTGTTATAATTGTCCCCCACCATTACAACCTCTTCTTTAGTCAACCCAATTCGCTCTAAAGCGCCATCCATAATATAACCAAATGGCTTGCCGATTATGAGTGGCTCTCTTTGAGTACTTATCTTCAAGAAAGCCGTTAGAGAGCCTGCACCCGGCATCATACCATTTTCGGTTGGTAAATTAACATCGGGGTTCGTGGCAATAAAGGCTGCACCGTTTCGAATCGCTGTACTCGCAGTCGCCAATTTGTCATAAGTCACAAAACGATCCATTCCTTGAATGACCACTTCGATGTCCTTTTCAACTAAGAGGAGTCCCGCTGCTTCTACTTGCCGTTGTAAAGCCGGTTCCCCAACTACAAACGTCCGAGCACCTGGGTAATTCTTTTTGGCAAAATCGACGGCAGCCATACCGCTTGTATACACGTGTTCTGGAGCCGCATCAATACCACTTACAGCTTTTAAGTGTGCGACTACATCTTCTTGGGATTTC
This genomic interval from Jeotgalibaca porci contains the following:
- a CDS encoding TIGR01906 family membrane protein — encoded protein: MRTIKNSLGLLAIFLCILSFAIAFTINFTPMFAFDVDYFNIPARTGLSKETILENYRILIDYLNYPWIESLQMPDFPSSESGLFHFYEVKVLFLLDYAILFISAPLSFFFLRHKKRTNTLYELIQPTRIMIILPIIALFFIFINFDQLFTTFHEVFFNNDAWLFDYRTDPIILALPQEFFMHCFILVFGLLEVGLWLIHRYTKRALGL
- a CDS encoding TIGR01457 family HAD-type hydrolase; its protein translation is MTIKTYKGFFIDLDGTVYAGTNPIPTAKKFISELDARGIPYLYVTNNATKSQEDVVAHLKAVSGIDAAPEHVYTSGMAAVDFAKKNYPGARTFVVGEPALQRQVEAAGLLLVEKDIEVVIQGMDRFVTYDKLATASTAIRNGAAFIATNPDVNLPTENGMMPGAGSLTAFLKISTQREPLIIGKPFGYIMDGALERIGLTKEEVVMVGDNYNTDILAGMNYGVDTLLALTGVTTVEDLEEITNKPTHILNDLSEWRFE
- a CDS encoding phosphatidylglycerophosphatase A family protein; translation: MVKSASELHAKATSLLKERGVEIEDIAKLVMFLQKEYVDDLSMELCCENVQSVLLKREVQNAVITGIELDMLAEKGVLSQPLLDIVINDEGLFGIDEILALSIVNVYGSIGFTNYGYIDKVKPGILKHLNDKNDDQCHTFLDDIVGAIAAAAASRIAHDDPNKSEIMK